From Phycodurus eques isolate BA_2022a chromosome 13, UOR_Pequ_1.1, whole genome shotgun sequence, a single genomic window includes:
- the LOC133411830 gene encoding homeobox protein engrailed-2b-like, giving the protein MEENARGDPEQESNRAILPLIVPAGHQQCHRITNFYIDDILRPDFGRKRKSGTPIREGLARRDPRIANPGVGARAAAAGVGGDSASSDGKHPRGTEPIGTEETEKVRCGSPRAGSASDGGKQMLWPAWVYCTRYSDRPSAGPRSRKPKRARTPTKEDKRPRTAFTVEQLHRLKSEFQTNRYLTERRRQDLARELGLNESQIKIWFQNKRAKMKKATGNQNALALRLMAQGLYNHASSKDAKSDSD; this is encoded by the exons ATGGAGGAAAATGCTCGCGGAGACCCCGAGCAGGAGTCCAATCGGGCCATCCTGCCTCTTATCGTGCCAGCTGGCCACCAGCAGTGCCACAGGATCACCAACTTTTACATCGACGACATTTTGAGACCGGATTTCGGTCGGAAGCGAAAAAGCGGCACTCCGATCCGAGAGGGACTCGCGAGAAGAGACCCCCGAATCGCCAACCCCGGTGTTGGCGCGCGAGCGGCGGCAGCAGGAGTCGGGGGCGACTCCGCATCATCCGACGGCAAGCATCCCCGCGGGACGGAACCGATCGGCACGGAGGAGACCGAGAAGGTCCGCTGCGGCAGCCCGAGGGCCGGCTCGGCGTCCGACGGGGGCAAGCAGATGCTGTGGCCCGCCTGGGTTTATTGTACCCGCTACTCGGACCGTCCGTCGGCAG GGCCCAGATCCCGTAAGCCAAAGAGGGCTCGGACCCCGACCAAAGAAGACAAGCGACCCCGGACGGCCTTCACCGTCGAGCAGCTCCACAGACTCAAGAGCGAGTTTCAGACGAACCGCTACCTGACCGAGCGGCGGAGGCAGGACCTGGCCCGGGAACTCGGCCTCAACGAATCTCAGATCAAAATCTGGTTTCAGAACAAAAGGGCCAAAATGAAAAAGGCCACGGGGAATCAAAACGCGCTGGCGCTGCGCCTGATGGCGCAGGGGCTGTACAACCACGCGTCGTCCAAGGACGCCAAGTCGGACAGCGACTAG